From Burkholderia sp. WP9, a single genomic window includes:
- a CDS encoding 3-carboxyethylcatechol 2,3-dioxygenase has product MPMLLECLSHTPLRGYCDPAPDIVAEVARIHAAARARVAAFDPQLVVVFAPDHYNGFFYDVMPPFCIGASASAIGDFGSLAGQLAVPAATALDLAEATLAADVDVAVSYRMQVDHGCAQALEILTGALDRYPVVPVFINSVAPPMASCRRARLLGDALGRRLARSDQRVLVIGSGGISHEPPVPELAGATDEVAERLIAGRNPSPEARAARQARTVAAARAFASGDSRLHPLNPEWDRAFLKTLEEGELCALDGLTDTAITRDAGKSAHEVRTWIAAFGALQAYGPYRATLDYYRPIPEWIAGFGAMHAQPTAETA; this is encoded by the coding sequence ATGCCGATGTTGCTCGAATGTCTTTCGCACACGCCGCTCCGCGGCTATTGCGACCCGGCGCCGGACATTGTCGCGGAAGTCGCGCGGATTCACGCGGCGGCGCGCGCACGTGTGGCCGCTTTCGATCCGCAACTGGTCGTCGTGTTCGCACCGGACCACTACAACGGCTTCTTCTACGACGTGATGCCGCCGTTCTGCATCGGCGCGTCGGCGAGCGCGATCGGTGACTTCGGCAGTCTGGCGGGGCAGCTTGCCGTACCCGCCGCCACCGCGCTCGATCTCGCGGAAGCCACGCTCGCCGCGGATGTCGACGTCGCCGTGTCGTACCGGATGCAGGTCGACCACGGTTGCGCGCAGGCGCTGGAGATTCTCACGGGCGCACTGGACCGTTATCCGGTTGTGCCGGTGTTCATCAATTCGGTCGCGCCGCCCATGGCGTCGTGCCGCCGGGCGCGACTGCTCGGCGACGCGCTGGGCCGCCGCCTCGCGCGTTCGGACCAACGTGTGCTGGTGATCGGCTCCGGCGGCATTTCGCACGAGCCGCCGGTGCCGGAACTCGCGGGCGCGACGGATGAAGTCGCCGAGCGGCTGATCGCCGGCCGCAATCCGTCGCCCGAAGCGCGCGCGGCGCGTCAGGCTCGCACCGTCGCGGCGGCCCGTGCATTCGCCTCGGGAGATAGCCGGCTGCATCCGCTCAATCCCGAATGGGACCGTGCGTTTCTGAAAACGCTCGAAGAAGGGGAGCTGTGCGCGCTCGACGGCTTGACCGACACCGCGATCACGCGCGACGCGGGCAAATCCGCGCATGAGGTTCGCACGTGGATCGCCGCATTCGGCGCGCTGCAGGCGTACGGACCTTATCGCGCGACGCTCGATTACTACCGGCCGATCCCCGAATGGATCGCGGGCTTTGGCGCGATGCACGCGCAGCCCACTGCCGAAACCGCATGA
- a CDS encoding bifunctional 3-(3-hydroxy-phenyl)propionate/3-hydroxycinnamic acid hydroxylase → MFPPTDLAAASGRSETVSADVAIIGAGPVGLMIANYLGLQGVRVVLLEKLDQIIDYPRAIGLDDEALRVFQSVGLADVLLPHTTPDHWMRFVTHTGHCFASIEPRTDEFGWSRRNAFIQPLADRVLYEGLRRFPHVQVLFGTSVSGFTQDQTGVTIEAEDEKGGRRTVRASYMVGADGGNSFVRRMLDVPFEGRTKPNQWIVVDVRNDPIGSPHVYMHCDPKRPYVSAALPHGIRRFEFMVMPGETEEELSKPENMAALIRKVVADPQKVDYIRKRVYTHNARLASRFRVDRVLLAGDAAHIMPVWQGQGYNSGIRDASNLGWKLAMVVRQLAGDALLDTYTAERRAHARSMIHLSEVAGDIFAPTSRFGIKFRDAFVRTFNVVPAMKRYFVEMRFKPMPRYETGVVLLAEHKRKHGVLARMLERSGHSAPGRLLGLMSEKRESLLGRLVYGRDPSCHSPVGRMFIQPRVRTLDGSVARLDDVLGNRFAIIGWGSDPTFGLSPLARETWQRLGGCFVLAKPDTQLAFHDDVSDGVIAVGDVQGRLKEWFSRVPESVVLLRPDRFVAGMCTPQQVSACIGELAVKLTLKTGERAVATPAKASESDVAIAAGA, encoded by the coding sequence ATGTTCCCACCCACCGATCTGGCGGCCGCGAGCGGCCGCAGCGAAACCGTGTCCGCCGATGTGGCGATTATCGGCGCCGGCCCTGTCGGCTTGATGATTGCCAATTATCTGGGCTTGCAGGGCGTGCGCGTGGTGCTGCTGGAAAAACTCGACCAGATCATCGACTACCCGCGGGCCATCGGCCTCGACGATGAAGCGCTGCGGGTGTTCCAGTCAGTCGGCCTCGCCGACGTGCTGTTGCCGCACACCACGCCTGATCACTGGATGCGCTTCGTCACGCACACCGGTCACTGCTTTGCGTCGATCGAACCGCGCACCGACGAGTTCGGCTGGTCACGCCGCAATGCATTCATTCAGCCGCTCGCGGATCGTGTGTTGTACGAAGGACTGCGCCGCTTCCCACACGTTCAGGTGCTATTCGGCACTAGCGTGAGCGGTTTCACGCAGGATCAGACCGGCGTGACGATCGAAGCGGAGGACGAGAAAGGCGGCCGCCGCACAGTACGCGCGTCGTACATGGTCGGCGCGGACGGCGGCAATAGCTTCGTGCGCCGCATGCTCGACGTGCCGTTCGAAGGACGCACCAAGCCGAATCAATGGATCGTGGTGGATGTGCGCAACGATCCGATCGGCTCGCCGCATGTCTACATGCATTGCGATCCGAAACGGCCGTACGTGTCGGCCGCACTGCCACATGGCATTCGCCGCTTCGAATTCATGGTCATGCCCGGCGAAACCGAAGAGGAATTGTCGAAGCCGGAGAACATGGCCGCGCTGATCCGCAAGGTAGTCGCCGATCCGCAAAAGGTGGACTACATCCGCAAGCGCGTCTATACGCACAATGCGCGCCTCGCGAGCCGCTTTCGTGTGGATCGCGTGCTGCTGGCCGGCGACGCCGCGCACATCATGCCGGTCTGGCAGGGGCAGGGTTATAACAGCGGGATCCGCGACGCGAGCAATCTCGGCTGGAAGCTGGCGATGGTGGTCAGACAGCTAGCCGGCGACGCGTTGCTGGACACCTATACGGCGGAGCGGCGCGCGCACGCCCGCTCCATGATCCATCTGTCCGAAGTGGCAGGCGACATTTTCGCGCCGACGAGCCGCTTCGGCATCAAGTTTCGCGACGCCTTCGTGCGGACCTTCAACGTGGTCCCCGCCATGAAGCGCTATTTCGTGGAGATGCGTTTCAAGCCGATGCCGCGCTATGAAACGGGCGTCGTCCTGCTGGCGGAGCACAAACGCAAGCATGGCGTTCTGGCTCGCATGCTGGAGCGTTCCGGTCATTCCGCGCCCGGCCGGCTGCTCGGGCTGATGAGCGAGAAGCGCGAGTCGCTGCTCGGCCGCCTCGTGTATGGCCGTGATCCGTCGTGTCATTCGCCGGTCGGGCGCATGTTCATTCAGCCGCGCGTGCGCACGCTGGACGGCAGCGTCGCGCGTCTCGACGACGTGCTCGGCAATCGCTTCGCGATTATCGGCTGGGGTTCGGATCCCACGTTCGGCTTGTCGCCGCTTGCGCGTGAAACCTGGCAGCGCCTTGGCGGCTGCTTTGTGCTCGCGAAACCCGACACCCAGCTCGCTTTTCATGACGACGTGTCTGACGGCGTGATCGCCGTCGGCGATGTGCAGGGCCGTCTGAAGGAATGGTTCTCGCGCGTGCCTGAGTCCGTGGTGTTGCTGCGGCCCGATCGTTTTGTCGCGGGCATGTGCACGCCGCAACAGGTGTCGGCGTGCATCGGCGAGCTTGCCGTCAAGCTGACATTGAAGACCGGCGAGCGGGCCGTCGCCACGCCGGCGAAGGCGTCCGAAAGCGATGTCGCCATCGCGGCGGGAGCCTGA
- a CDS encoding DNA-binding transcriptional regulator, whose product MTKYTSVRGLARGLQVLQALNSMDSGRATSQQISDLTGLHRTTARRLLETLMEEGFVRRSASDDSFRLTLQVRSLSEGFTDNERIATIAPPIMGQLLQRVAWPSDLTTPDGDAMIIRETTHRFSPLSFHRSMVGRRLPILLTAAGRAYFAMCPDGEREDILDLLRSGAGGEEQKALASNDKLIRSLVKRVRADGFGSNHGDWSAQSKIGAVAVAIVSRERVLGSLNVVFLSRAVTLAEAKRRYVPELQIAVSEMVAELESQDEPEGKKPE is encoded by the coding sequence GTGACGAAATATACGAGTGTGCGAGGTCTCGCGCGCGGCCTGCAAGTGTTGCAGGCGCTCAATTCCATGGACAGCGGCCGCGCCACCAGCCAGCAGATCAGCGACCTCACCGGCCTGCATCGCACCACGGCGCGGCGGCTGCTGGAAACGTTGATGGAGGAAGGATTCGTGCGTCGCAGCGCGTCGGACGACAGTTTTCGCTTGACGCTTCAGGTACGTTCGTTAAGCGAAGGTTTTACGGACAACGAACGGATTGCGACGATTGCGCCGCCGATCATGGGGCAGCTATTGCAGCGCGTTGCGTGGCCTTCGGATCTGACCACGCCGGACGGCGACGCGATGATCATCCGCGAGACGACGCACCGTTTCAGTCCGCTCTCGTTTCACCGTTCTATGGTCGGGCGCCGTTTGCCGATTCTGCTGACCGCAGCTGGGCGCGCCTACTTTGCGATGTGTCCCGACGGCGAGCGCGAGGACATTCTCGACTTGCTGCGCTCAGGCGCGGGCGGTGAAGAACAGAAAGCCCTCGCCTCGAACGACAAATTGATAAGAAGCCTGGTCAAGCGGGTGCGCGCGGACGGCTTCGGCTCCAATCACGGAGACTGGTCCGCACAAAGCAAGATCGGGGCGGTCGCGGTTGCGATCGTCTCGCGCGAACGTGTGCTGGGGAGTCTGAATGTGGTGTTTCTCTCGCGAGCAGTGACGCTCGCGGAGGCAAAACGGCGCTACGTGCCGGAACTTCAGATCGCAGTGAGCGAAATGGTTGCGGAACTGGAGTCGCAGGACGAGCCAGAGGGGAAGAAGCCCGAGTGA